A single region of the Marinobacter salinisoli genome encodes:
- the thiC gene encoding phosphomethylpyrimidine synthase ThiC yields MTEQPSFLKDSARVDSAAAEPLPSSRKVYVQGSRADLRVPMRAICQSVTPTDMGGEPNPDVMVYDTSGPYTDPKARIDIRRGLAPVRAAWLKERDDVEELGEYTSEYTRRRNVDPRLDPLRFFDARKPLRAKSGRNVTQMHYARQGVITPEMEFVAIRENMKLQEAREQGLLTSQHQGQSFGASLPDEITPAFVRDEVARGRAIITANINHPEVEPMIIGRNFLVKINGNIGNSAVSSSIEEEIDKLTWGIRWGADTIMDLSTGKNIHETREWIIRNSPVPVGTVPIYQALEKVGGVAEDLTWEIFRDTLIEQAEQGVDYFTIHAGVRLHHVPLTAKRVTGIVSRGGSIMAKWCLAHHRESFLYEHFEDICEIMKAYDVSFSLGDGLRPGSVADANDAAQFGELETLGELTRIAWKHDVQVMIEGPGHVPMHLIKANMDKQLECCDEAPFYTLGPLVTDIAPGYDHITSGIGAAMIGWYGCAMLCYVTPKEHLGLPNKEDVKTGIITYKIAAHAADLAKGHPGAQLRDDALSKARFEFRWEDQFNLGLDPDTARAYHDETMPKESAKVAHFCSMCGPKFCSMQISQEVRDYAKANALDERTALAAGMQEKSRQFRKSGGKLYDKI; encoded by the coding sequence ATGACAGAACAACCCTCCTTTCTGAAAGATTCTGCCCGTGTCGATTCTGCCGCCGCCGAGCCGCTGCCCAGTTCCCGAAAAGTCTACGTTCAGGGGTCGCGCGCCGATCTCCGGGTGCCGATGCGCGCCATTTGCCAAAGTGTGACGCCCACTGACATGGGGGGCGAGCCGAATCCCGACGTCATGGTCTACGACACCTCTGGCCCCTACACGGATCCCAAGGCCCGGATCGATATCAGGCGAGGGCTTGCGCCGGTCAGGGCGGCCTGGCTCAAAGAGCGTGATGACGTGGAGGAATTGGGCGAGTACACCTCGGAATATACCCGCCGCCGGAATGTCGACCCCCGGCTCGATCCACTGCGTTTTTTTGATGCCCGGAAACCGCTGCGGGCAAAGTCGGGCCGGAACGTCACCCAGATGCACTATGCCCGTCAGGGGGTGATTACGCCTGAGATGGAGTTCGTCGCCATTCGGGAAAATATGAAGCTTCAGGAGGCAAGGGAGCAGGGGCTTCTGACGTCACAGCATCAAGGCCAGTCCTTCGGCGCCTCGCTGCCGGATGAGATTACACCGGCGTTTGTGCGGGACGAGGTTGCGCGCGGGCGCGCCATTATCACCGCCAATATTAATCACCCGGAGGTCGAGCCGATGATCATCGGCCGCAACTTCCTGGTAAAGATCAATGGCAATATCGGCAACTCGGCAGTCAGTTCGTCCATCGAGGAGGAGATCGACAAGCTGACCTGGGGCATCCGTTGGGGCGCCGATACCATCATGGATCTGTCGACCGGCAAGAACATCCATGAGACGCGGGAGTGGATCATCCGCAACTCACCGGTTCCCGTTGGCACGGTGCCAATCTATCAGGCACTGGAGAAAGTGGGCGGTGTGGCAGAGGACCTTACCTGGGAAATCTTTCGCGATACCCTGATCGAACAGGCCGAGCAGGGCGTGGATTATTTCACCATTCATGCTGGGGTGCGGCTTCATCACGTGCCGCTGACCGCCAAGCGGGTCACCGGTATTGTGTCCCGGGGAGGGTCCATCATGGCCAAGTGGTGCCTGGCGCATCATCGGGAAAGCTTCCTTTACGAACACTTCGAAGACATCTGCGAGATCATGAAGGCTTATGACGTGTCCTTCAGTCTCGGCGATGGTCTGCGGCCCGGTTCCGTGGCCGACGCCAATGATGCTGCGCAATTCGGCGAGCTGGAAACCCTCGGGGAGCTGACCAGGATTGCCTGGAAGCACGATGTGCAGGTGATGATAGAGGGGCCGGGGCACGTACCCATGCACCTGATCAAGGCGAACATGGATAAACAGCTGGAATGCTGCGACGAGGCGCCTTTTTACACCCTGGGGCCGCTGGTAACGGACATAGCTCCGGGGTATGACCACATCACCTCCGGTATCGGCGCCGCCATGATTGGCTGGTATGGGTGCGCCATGCTTTGTTACGTCACGCCGAAGGAGCATCTGGGGCTGCCCAACAAGGAAGATGTCAAAACCGGCATCATCACCTACAAGATCGCTGCTCATGCGGCGGATCTGGCCAAAGGGCACCCGGGAGCTCAATTGCGGGACGATGCCCTTTCCAAGGCCCGGTTCGAGTTCCGCTGGGAGGACCAGTTCAATCTGGGGCTGGATCCGGACACGGCCCGCGCGTATCACGATGAAACCATGCCCAAGGAGTCTGCCAAGGTGGCGCATTTCTGCTCCATGTGTGGCCCGAAATTCTGTTCGATGCAGATTTCCCAGGAGGTAAGGGATTATGCCAAGGCCAATGCTCTGGATGAGCGCACGGCCCTGGCAGCCGGAATGCAGGAAAAATCCCGGCAATTCAGAAAGTCCGGAGGCAAGCTGTACGACAAGATCTGA
- a CDS encoding NUDIX domain-containing protein produces MTSPFQFNASDVHVERRETVFQGFFRLDKLWLTHARFDGREMPVFTRELFIRGDATCVLPYDPVRDEVVLLEQFRLGALGREQSPWLLELVAGMNEAGEPPEDVAQREGQEEAGLSFHKLDRICDYLVSPGGTTEMVHLYCGLVSTESAGGLFGVEHEHEDIRAHVFSADEAIGMIRDGRINNAAAIIALQWLELNRPKLRHEAGQ; encoded by the coding sequence ATGACCAGTCCGTTTCAGTTCAATGCCAGTGATGTTCATGTTGAAAGGCGGGAGACCGTCTTCCAGGGGTTTTTTCGCCTCGACAAACTCTGGCTTACCCATGCCCGTTTCGATGGGCGCGAAATGCCGGTGTTCACTCGTGAGCTGTTCATCCGCGGGGATGCGACCTGCGTACTGCCTTACGATCCCGTCCGCGATGAGGTGGTGCTGCTGGAGCAGTTTCGTCTGGGGGCCCTGGGGCGGGAGCAGTCACCCTGGCTGCTGGAACTGGTTGCGGGTATGAACGAAGCGGGCGAGCCCCCGGAAGACGTGGCGCAACGGGAAGGCCAGGAAGAAGCCGGCCTGAGTTTTCATAAGCTGGATCGTATCTGTGATTATCTGGTGTCCCCCGGCGGCACGACCGAGATGGTGCATCTTTACTGTGGGCTGGTCAGTACTGAGTCGGCCGGAGGGTTGTTTGGTGTTGAGCATGAACATGAGGACATCCGTGCACACGTGTTTTCCGCCGACGAGGCGATCGGCATGATTCGCGATGGGCGTATCAACAATGCCGCAGCCATCATTGCGCTGCAGTGGCTCGAGTTGAATCGTCCAAAGCTGCGGCACGAGGCCGGGCAATGA
- a CDS encoding DUF1249 domain-containing protein, whose translation MSEWTIRPKPYVPDLRRLGALCDGNYQRLRRLRQLELNGQSISAFELRRENLYLGRVQIKVLQTAKYTETLLLEQIHNAGRWLNNPEMTVRVYHDASQAEVISCYRDRQIAPVNDYPNRFMHHPDEKVQVNGFLADWLDFCLRFGHLPMDQAAWPAGEGVD comes from the coding sequence ATGAGTGAGTGGACCATCCGGCCAAAGCCCTACGTGCCTGACCTGCGAAGGCTGGGGGCCCTGTGCGATGGTAACTACCAGCGTTTGCGCCGGTTGCGCCAGCTTGAGTTAAACGGTCAATCCATCAGTGCGTTCGAGTTGCGGCGTGAGAACCTCTATCTCGGGCGCGTTCAGATCAAGGTGTTGCAAACCGCCAAATACACCGAAACCCTCTTGCTGGAGCAGATCCACAATGCCGGCCGCTGGTTGAACAACCCGGAAATGACGGTACGGGTGTATCACGATGCTTCCCAGGCGGAAGTGATCAGCTGCTATCGAGATCGCCAGATTGCGCCGGTCAACGACTACCCAAACCGTTTTATGCATCACCCGGATGAGAAGGTTCAGGTCAACGGGTTTCTGGCGGACTGGCTGGATTTCTGCCTGCGTTTTGGCCATTTGCCGATGGACCAGGCCGCCTGGCCGGCGGGGGAAGGCGTCGATTGA
- the cpdA gene encoding 3',5'-cyclic-AMP phosphodiesterase produces MTMPKEARPLRVLHLTDPHLMANASGQLLGVNTRDSLAAVIDEVLASHGQPDLILATGDLAQDSSEQAYRVFGERLSVFQCGSAWSPGNHDDAVILNRVASEFDAMHRRIVRGGWQFILLDSSVPGRVYGELAASELEFLEQVLSEYPDMPALVSLHHHPVDIGCDWLENIGLKNRESFWQVIERFPQVKVVLWGHIHQEQNLVRKGVRLLSTPSTCIQFTTGSAKFSVEPLAPGYRWFEFDADGSFTTRVRRAVNFSFELDQSSTGY; encoded by the coding sequence ATGACCATGCCAAAAGAGGCCCGGCCGCTTCGGGTTCTGCATCTTACCGATCCCCACCTGATGGCGAATGCCAGTGGGCAGTTGTTGGGGGTAAACACGCGAGACAGCCTTGCCGCCGTTATCGACGAAGTACTCGCGTCTCATGGTCAGCCAGACCTGATCCTTGCTACGGGGGACCTGGCGCAAGACAGTTCCGAGCAGGCGTACCGGGTATTTGGCGAGCGACTCAGTGTGTTCCAATGCGGCTCTGCCTGGTCGCCGGGTAATCACGACGATGCGGTGATCCTGAATCGTGTGGCGAGCGAGTTCGATGCCATGCATCGCCGGATTGTCCGGGGTGGCTGGCAGTTCATCCTTCTGGACTCTTCGGTTCCCGGCAGGGTTTATGGTGAACTGGCGGCGTCTGAACTTGAGTTCCTGGAGCAGGTGTTGTCTGAATATCCCGACATGCCTGCACTGGTGTCTCTGCATCATCACCCGGTGGACATCGGATGCGATTGGCTTGAAAACATTGGCCTGAAGAATCGCGAGTCCTTCTGGCAGGTTATTGAGCGCTTCCCCCAGGTTAAGGTGGTGCTGTGGGGGCATATCCATCAGGAGCAGAACCTGGTTCGCAAGGGTGTCCGCCTGCTATCAACGCCATCGACCTGCATTCAGTTCACCACCGGGTCTGCAAAATTCTCCGTTGAACCACTGGCACCGGGTTACCGTTGGTTTGAGTTTGACGCGGACGGCAGCTTTACCACCAGGGTCCGTCGTGCGGTCAATTTCAGCTTTGAATTGGACCAGTCCAGCACCGGCTACTAA
- the gcvH gene encoding glycine cleavage system protein GcvH → MSDIPADLKYIDTHQWVRVAEDGTATVGITDYAQEQLGDVVYVGVPDLGVTVNGGEEAGVAESVKSASDVFSPVTGEVIAVNEALEDEPEKVNEDPYNAGWMFRVKLADAGELDGLMDADAYAEHIAAEL, encoded by the coding sequence ATGAGCGACATACCTGCAGATCTGAAATACATTGACACTCACCAATGGGTCCGCGTGGCTGAAGACGGAACCGCGACCGTGGGAATCACTGACTACGCCCAGGAGCAGCTTGGGGACGTGGTGTATGTTGGCGTGCCTGATCTCGGAGTCACCGTGAACGGTGGGGAAGAGGCAGGTGTTGCCGAATCGGTCAAGTCCGCTTCGGATGTGTTCAGCCCGGTCACCGGGGAAGTGATTGCAGTGAATGAAGCGCTGGAAGACGAGCCGGAGAAAGTGAATGAGGATCCCTACAACGCGGGATGGATGTTCCGGGTGAAGCTGGCGGATGCGGGCGAGCTCGACGGCTTGATGGATGCCGACGCCTATGCCGAACACATTGCCGCAGAGCTGTAA
- a CDS encoding class I SAM-dependent rRNA methyltransferase, with the protein MNLPVLYLRKGAERRLRAGHLWVYSNEVDTRRSPLNEFEPGAQAELRAANDKPLGSIFVNPHALICGRLISRDASHGMTPQRLTHRLEIALSLRESLFERPFYRWVFGDSDGLSGLVVDRFDDIVVIQISTAGMELMKSSIVRAVQRLVHPKAIVLKNDGKMRKVEGLETYVEQVHGPEVSVLPVEENGVRFEVSLAEGQKTGWFYDHRMNRQRLQAYAPGKRVLDVFSYVGGWGVQAAWAGASQVTCVDSSVSAMDMVHHNAALNGLTNVDTLQGDAFDALKALCDEKEKFDIVVLDPPALIPRRRDQKAGEQAYARLNQLGLRLLEREGILVSASCSMHLSQSQLVDIIRGSGRKIDRFVQLLEQGHQAPDHPVIPGIPETDYIKSCFVRSLTGFL; encoded by the coding sequence ATGAACTTACCTGTCTTGTATCTTCGAAAAGGTGCGGAGCGACGGCTCCGTGCCGGCCATCTCTGGGTTTACAGCAACGAGGTGGATACCCGCCGTTCCCCGCTCAATGAGTTTGAACCCGGTGCCCAGGCGGAATTGCGGGCTGCCAACGACAAGCCTTTGGGCTCCATTTTCGTCAACCCCCACGCGTTGATTTGTGGTCGGCTGATCAGTCGGGACGCCTCTCATGGCATGACGCCACAGCGTCTGACGCATCGCCTGGAAATCGCACTCTCACTGCGGGAGTCGCTGTTTGAACGGCCGTTCTATCGATGGGTGTTCGGAGACAGTGATGGTCTCTCCGGGTTGGTGGTTGACCGGTTTGATGACATCGTCGTGATTCAGATTTCCACGGCGGGTATGGAGCTGATGAAAAGCTCCATTGTCCGGGCCGTTCAGCGTCTGGTGCACCCCAAGGCCATCGTGCTCAAGAACGATGGCAAGATGCGCAAGGTGGAAGGCTTGGAAACCTATGTTGAGCAGGTTCACGGGCCTGAGGTGTCTGTGCTTCCGGTGGAAGAAAACGGGGTTCGGTTTGAGGTATCTCTGGCCGAAGGCCAGAAAACCGGCTGGTTCTACGATCACCGAATGAACCGACAGCGCTTGCAGGCGTACGCGCCCGGCAAGCGGGTCCTCGACGTGTTCAGTTATGTCGGCGGATGGGGGGTTCAGGCCGCGTGGGCCGGTGCCAGCCAGGTGACCTGTGTCGACAGCTCCGTATCCGCCATGGACATGGTGCATCACAACGCTGCGCTCAATGGGCTGACTAACGTGGATACGCTTCAGGGCGACGCCTTCGATGCGCTCAAGGCGTTGTGTGATGAGAAGGAAAAGTTCGACATCGTGGTGCTGGATCCGCCGGCATTGATTCCCCGTCGTCGAGACCAGAAAGCCGGTGAGCAGGCCTATGCCCGGCTGAACCAGCTTGGGCTGAGGTTGCTGGAACGCGAGGGCATACTGGTGTCGGCGTCCTGCTCCATGCATCTGTCCCAGAGCCAGCTTGTCGATATCATTCGCGGCAGCGGGCGCAAGATTGACCGGTTCGTGCAGTTGCTGGAGCAGGGGCACCAGGCCCCGGATCATCCCGTGATTCCGGGCATTCCGGAAACCGACTACATCAAGTCCTGTTTTGTCCGCTCATTGACCGGCTTTCTGTAA
- a CDS encoding histidinol-phosphatase: protein MTLAIFDLDNTLLAGDSDHAWGEFLVEEGIVDAEDYRKANDRFYQEYLNGELDILRYLSFALQPLAKHDMSELLIWRERFMEKKVRPMMQRKAAELLDTHRTLGHTLMIITATNRFVTEPIAHELGIEHLIATDPELKDGQYTGKVAGVPSFQDGKVTRLNGWLKDTGHSLDGAWFFSDSHNDVPLLEAVANPVAVDPDPTLESLARQRNWKVLSLRD from the coding sequence TTGACGCTCGCCATTTTTGATCTCGACAATACCCTGCTGGCCGGAGACAGTGACCACGCGTGGGGCGAATTCTTGGTGGAAGAAGGCATCGTTGACGCCGAGGACTACCGTAAGGCCAACGATCGGTTCTATCAGGAATACCTGAATGGCGAACTCGACATCCTGCGTTACCTGAGCTTTGCGCTACAGCCTCTGGCCAAACATGACATGTCCGAGCTGTTGATCTGGCGTGAGCGTTTTATGGAAAAGAAAGTGCGCCCGATGATGCAGCGCAAGGCCGCTGAACTACTCGACACGCACCGAACACTGGGCCATACGCTCATGATCATCACCGCCACCAACCGATTCGTGACAGAACCCATTGCCCACGAACTGGGCATTGAGCACCTGATCGCCACGGATCCCGAGCTGAAAGATGGCCAGTACACCGGCAAGGTTGCCGGTGTTCCGAGTTTTCAGGATGGTAAAGTGACCCGCCTGAACGGTTGGCTCAAAGACACCGGACACAGTCTGGACGGCGCCTGGTTCTTCAGCGATTCACACAACGACGTCCCTCTGCTGGAGGCCGTCGCAAACCCGGTCGCGGTGGATCCGGATCCCACCCTGGAGTCGCTGGCCCGGCAAAGAAACTGGAAGGTCCTGTCACTCAGAGACTGA
- a CDS encoding RNA pyrophosphohydrolase: MIDSDGFRPNVGIILANHRGEVLWARRVGQDAWQFPQGGIKHDESPEEALYRELGEEIGLVASDVEIISCTRGWLRYRLPRRMVRHNSHPVCVGQKQKWFLLRMLSPDARVCVDGTDSPEFDGWQWVSYWYPLGQVVSFKREVYRRALRELAPRLFHDMEQWHRREQNRRAREPQTVTD; encoded by the coding sequence GTGATAGATTCAGACGGTTTCAGACCCAACGTCGGAATCATTTTGGCCAACCACAGGGGTGAAGTGCTGTGGGCTAGGCGTGTCGGGCAGGATGCCTGGCAGTTTCCTCAAGGTGGTATCAAGCATGATGAGTCGCCTGAGGAGGCATTGTACCGGGAGCTCGGAGAAGAAATTGGTCTTGTGGCCAGCGATGTGGAAATCATCAGCTGCACCCGGGGCTGGCTCAGGTATCGGCTGCCGCGTCGGATGGTGCGTCATAATTCCCACCCCGTGTGTGTCGGCCAAAAACAAAAATGGTTCCTGTTGAGGATGTTGTCGCCGGATGCGCGTGTCTGCGTGGACGGCACCGATTCGCCGGAATTCGACGGCTGGCAGTGGGTTAGCTACTGGTATCCGTTAGGGCAGGTGGTCTCATTCAAGCGCGAAGTATATCGGCGGGCATTGAGAGAGCTGGCTCCGCGTCTGTTTCATGATATGGAACAATGGCACCGGCGCGAACAGAATCGGCGAGCCCGGGAACCCCAGACGGTGACGGACTAA
- the ptsP gene encoding phosphoenolpyruvate--protein phosphotransferase: protein MLSILRSLVQEVNSARDLQEALDIIVSRVQKAMNTEVCSVYLLDPATNRYILMATEGLYRDAVGQVTLAYSEGLVGLVGSREEPINLEDAPAHPRYRYFPETGEERFRSFLGVPIIHHRRVLGVLVVQQRENIRTFDEGEEAFLVTVSAQLAGVIAHSEATGVISGLSLTGEEARDVSFNGVPGAPGVAIGQGVAVYPAADLDAVPEKAPEDIEQEVILFQSAVKAVREDIERVAKRLASQLRPEEQALFDVYLRMLGDDALPGEVANKIRDGVWAQGALKQVVQQYVRHFEMMEDHYLQERAVDIRDLGRRLLSHLQERGQQEVEYPERTVLVSEELTPAMLGEVPKGQLVGLVSVKGSSNSHVAILARAMGVPTVMGLVDIPVNQLDGKELIVDGFEGQIFASPSDDLRAFYQAICDEEDELIRGLEALRDKPCETIDHHRVSLLVNTGLMTDVVRSLSHGAEGIGLYRTEVPFMIKDRFPSEQEQREYYREQLEAFAPNPVTMRTLDIGGDKSLTYFPIQEENPFLGWRGIRVTLDHPEIFLVQVRAMLKASEGLNNLQIMLPMISNVSEVEESLHLIYRVYHEVREEGYDVHMPKVGVMVEVPAAVYQIRELAERVDFLSVGSNDLTQYLLAVDRNNPRVAQLYHSYHPAVLQALVRIAQDAHVVGKPVGICGELAGDPGGALLLMAMGYDSLSMNAASLPKVKSVIRSISREWAMQLLEDVLLLDSPHVIKSCVDLALRNAGFGRYLRPGKSSSKAFTERAAS, encoded by the coding sequence ATGCTCAGCATACTGCGAAGCCTTGTACAAGAAGTAAACAGTGCCCGGGATTTGCAGGAGGCGCTGGATATTATTGTCTCGCGTGTGCAAAAGGCCATGAATACCGAGGTTTGCTCTGTCTATCTGCTGGACCCGGCAACCAATCGATACATTCTCATGGCAACCGAAGGTCTTTACCGCGATGCGGTAGGGCAGGTAACCCTCGCCTACTCCGAAGGCCTCGTCGGCTTGGTCGGTTCCCGTGAGGAACCGATCAATCTTGAAGACGCGCCGGCCCACCCCCGATATCGTTATTTCCCCGAAACTGGTGAAGAGCGTTTCCGCTCGTTTCTCGGTGTGCCCATCATTCACCACCGACGCGTATTGGGGGTGCTGGTTGTCCAGCAGCGCGAGAACATTCGCACGTTTGACGAGGGTGAAGAAGCCTTCCTCGTGACGGTCTCTGCCCAGTTGGCGGGCGTCATTGCACACAGTGAAGCGACCGGGGTCATCAGTGGTCTATCGCTGACCGGCGAAGAAGCCCGCGATGTCAGCTTTAACGGCGTACCCGGCGCTCCGGGTGTGGCCATTGGCCAGGGTGTGGCGGTTTATCCCGCAGCCGATCTGGACGCCGTACCGGAAAAGGCTCCCGAGGACATAGAGCAGGAAGTCATCCTCTTCCAGTCGGCGGTCAAAGCCGTTCGGGAAGATATAGAGCGTGTTGCCAAACGTCTGGCGTCGCAGCTTCGGCCGGAAGAACAGGCGTTGTTCGATGTTTACCTGAGAATGCTGGGCGACGATGCCTTGCCTGGCGAGGTGGCTAACAAGATCCGTGACGGTGTGTGGGCGCAGGGCGCGCTGAAGCAGGTTGTGCAGCAGTACGTGCGCCACTTCGAGATGATGGAAGATCATTACCTGCAGGAGCGGGCGGTCGACATCCGGGATCTGGGGCGTCGACTTTTATCCCACCTTCAGGAACGCGGTCAGCAAGAAGTTGAGTATCCCGAGCGTACCGTACTGGTCAGTGAGGAACTGACGCCGGCCATGCTTGGTGAGGTGCCGAAGGGGCAACTGGTAGGCCTGGTGTCTGTGAAGGGCTCCAGTAACTCGCATGTGGCCATTCTGGCCCGAGCCATGGGCGTGCCCACGGTGATGGGGCTGGTGGATATCCCGGTCAATCAGTTGGATGGTAAGGAACTGATCGTCGATGGATTTGAAGGTCAGATTTTCGCCTCCCCGTCCGACGATCTGAGAGCGTTCTACCAGGCGATCTGTGACGAGGAAGACGAGCTGATCCGCGGGCTCGAAGCTCTCAGGGATAAACCGTGTGAAACCATCGACCACCACCGGGTATCGTTGCTGGTCAACACCGGCCTGATGACGGACGTGGTGCGTTCGTTGTCCCATGGCGCAGAGGGTATCGGCCTGTATCGCACCGAAGTGCCGTTCATGATCAAGGACCGCTTCCCGTCGGAGCAGGAGCAGCGGGAATACTATCGGGAACAGCTGGAAGCCTTCGCGCCCAACCCGGTAACCATGCGGACGCTGGACATTGGGGGTGACAAGTCCCTGACCTATTTCCCGATTCAGGAGGAAAACCCGTTCCTGGGCTGGCGGGGTATCCGGGTTACGCTCGATCACCCGGAGATTTTCCTGGTGCAGGTGCGCGCCATGCTGAAGGCGAGTGAGGGGCTGAACAACCTCCAGATCATGCTGCCAATGATCAGCAATGTGTCTGAAGTGGAAGAATCCCTGCACCTGATTTACCGGGTCTATCACGAGGTGCGGGAAGAAGGCTATGACGTTCACATGCCGAAAGTGGGTGTGATGGTGGAGGTGCCCGCGGCGGTGTACCAGATCCGGGAGTTGGCGGAACGGGTGGACTTCCTGTCAGTCGGCTCCAATGATCTGACCCAGTACCTGCTGGCCGTGGACCGCAATAATCCCAGGGTGGCTCAGCTTTACCATTCTTACCATCCGGCGGTACTTCAGGCTCTGGTGCGAATCGCCCAGGATGCCCATGTCGTTGGCAAGCCGGTGGGGATTTGCGGTGAGCTGGCGGGGGATCCGGGCGGGGCCCTGTTGCTGATGGCCATGGGCTACGATTCCCTGTCGATGAACGCCGCGAGCCTTCCCAAAGTGAAGTCAGTCATTCGCAGTATCAGTCGGGAGTGGGCCATGCAGCTGCTGGAGGATGTATTGCTGCTGGATTCTCCCCACGTCATCAAGAGCTGTGTAGATCTGGCGCTTCGTAATGCTGGCTTTGGCCGGTACCTGCGGCCTGGGAAATCGTCCAGCAAGGCCTTCACAGAGCGGGCAGCTTCCTGA
- a CDS encoding patatin-like phospholipase family protein → MTAPTDLKTAPRVGLALGGGGPLGGIYEIGALRALDEAMDGLDFNNIDVYVGVNAGSFVAANLANQMTTAQLCRIFVRNEAEVHPFHPEVFYRPALREIGRRLLAVPGLVSTAVQRFINNPYDQSLLEAMTILAQAAPSGLFDNEGLHDYLKRAFTMLGRTNDFRELKRSLYIVAADVESTDAVCFGAPGFDHVPISKAIQASTASPGLYVPVDIDGRYYVDGTLRKGLHASVAFEDGADLVFAVNPQVPIDASAAVRAGSMKPGELTRSGMPNLLSQMFRTMVYSRMQSGIAQYARDYPDKDILLFEPTRDDAKLFFSNVFSFQSRRMVCEHAYQMTRRDLLNRADELEPKLASYGITLRRDRLEDEQRTISTSLYGEMLPLYVAKGRKKKAEKGRLVSSLENVSQLFSKAQ, encoded by the coding sequence ATGACAGCGCCAACCGATCTGAAAACAGCTCCCCGTGTCGGGCTCGCCCTTGGTGGTGGCGGCCCGCTGGGCGGTATCTACGAGATCGGGGCCCTGCGCGCGCTGGATGAAGCCATGGACGGGCTCGACTTCAACAACATCGACGTCTATGTGGGGGTGAACGCGGGCTCCTTTGTGGCGGCCAACCTTGCCAATCAGATGACAACCGCTCAGCTGTGCCGGATTTTTGTTCGTAACGAGGCTGAAGTGCATCCGTTTCACCCGGAAGTCTTTTACCGACCCGCGCTCCGGGAAATAGGGCGGCGGCTTCTCGCCGTGCCCGGCCTGGTATCGACAGCGGTTCAGCGCTTTATCAATAACCCCTATGATCAAAGCCTGCTGGAAGCCATGACCATCCTGGCTCAGGCGGCACCATCCGGGCTGTTCGATAACGAGGGCTTGCACGATTACCTGAAGCGGGCGTTCACCATGCTGGGGCGGACCAACGATTTTCGCGAGCTCAAGCGTAGCCTGTATATCGTCGCCGCAGACGTGGAGAGCACCGATGCCGTGTGTTTCGGCGCTCCGGGCTTTGATCATGTGCCGATATCTAAGGCTATTCAGGCCAGCACGGCCTCGCCCGGGCTGTACGTACCGGTCGATATTGATGGCCGGTATTATGTGGACGGAACGTTGCGCAAGGGGTTGCACGCGTCGGTGGCTTTTGAAGATGGCGCGGATCTGGTGTTTGCCGTCAATCCCCAGGTCCCGATCGATGCCAGTGCCGCGGTGCGAGCGGGCTCCATGAAGCCAGGAGAACTGACACGATCTGGCATGCCCAACCTGCTATCCCAGATGTTTCGAACCATGGTGTATTCACGGATGCAGTCGGGCATTGCCCAATACGCCCGTGATTATCCGGACAAAGACATTCTGCTGTTCGAGCCGACCCGGGACGACGCCAAGCTCTTTTTCTCCAACGTGTTCAGCTTCCAGTCCCGCAGGATGGTGTGCGAGCACGCCTACCAGATGACTCGTCGCGATCTGCTCAACCGGGCGGACGAGCTGGAGCCAAAACTGGCCAGTTATGGCATTACGCTGCGCCGGGACCGGCTGGAAGACGAGCAGCGGACCATCAGTACCAGTCTGTATGGTGAAATGCTGCCGCTGTACGTCGCCAAAGGAAGAAAGAAAAAGGCCGAGAAAGGCAGGCTGGTGTCCAGTCTGGAGAATGTGAGCCAGCTGTTCAGCAAGGCTCAGTAG